Proteins from one Lonchura striata isolate bLonStr1 chromosome 6, bLonStr1.mat, whole genome shotgun sequence genomic window:
- the PAX9 gene encoding paired box protein Pax-9 produces the protein MTQLSSLTIFSYTAREKVISEKVIYVNEAIKPTKFLSRSANSKRANRVCVKTWLCFIRGKGEPLCQARSPLSGCLSGKRARKGGAALPADRAPAPRSCLPRRRPPPAEQRPATAPAPLGAAPSRRRFRATHRRRCGAAVPARRAQVPSALRGSGRAAAAALSVISPGHWEGGWARRSERLGASAARSAEGRESIPGHRDPLGFRAGLEVSRSEEWVSGREPQEEPAFGEVNQLGGVFVNGRPLPNAIRLRIVELAQLGIRPCDISRQLRVSHGCVSKILARYNETGSILPGAIGGSKPRVTTPTVVKHIRTYKQRDPGIFAWEIRDRLLADGVCDKYNVPSVSSISRILRNKIGNLSQQSHYESYKQHQPPPQPALSYNHIYPYPSPIAAAGAKVSTPPGVPAIPSTMAMPRTWPSSHSVTDILGIRSITDQAVNDTSPYPSPKVEEWSSLGRNSFHPPTQHAVNGLEKSSLEQEAKYSQVIWMAPNSNPICETCLLLATCFHGQNTVPCPPTHMASGHSTRMKLIKKVREAPNGLPAVSSFVSAPAMPPYATPAQVSPYMPYSAAPSSYMASHGWQHAGGTPLSPHSCDIPASLAFKGMQTAREGSHSVTASAL, from the exons ATGACGCAACTCTCATCGCTCACGATCTTCTCGTACACCGCCCGCGAAAAGGTGATTAGCGAAAAGGTGATTTATGTTAACGAAGCGATCAAACCCACGAAATTTCTCTCGCGATCTGCAAACTCAAAGCGGGCAAACCGCGTGTGTGTCAAGACATGGCTCTGTTTCATTCGGGGAAAGGGGGAACCTCTCTGCCAGGCTCGAAGCCCCCTCTCCGGCTGCTTATCCGGGAAAAGGGCCAGAAAGGGCGGTGCTGCCTTGCCCGCCGACcgtgccccggccccgcggagcTGCCTGCCGAGGCGCCGGCCCCCGCCGGCCGAGCAGCGCCCGGCCACGgcgccggccccgctcggcgCGGCCCCGAGCCGGCGGCGCTTCCGCGCAACTCACCGCCGCAGGTGCGGAGCCGCCGTCCCGGCGCGGCGGGCCCAGGTGCCGAGCGCGCTGCGCGGGAGCGGaagggccgccgccgccgcgctgtCCGTCATCTCCCCTGGCCACTGGGAGGGCGGCTGGGCG CGGAGATCAGAAAGGCTCGGGGCCAGTGCGGCCAGGAGCGCAGAAGGCCGGGAGTCGATTCCCGGGCATAGGGATCCGTTGGGATTTAGGGCCGGCCTCGAGGTGTCCCGCTCAGAGGAATGGGTAAGTGGCCGGGAGCCGCAGGAGG AACCTGCCTTCGGGGAAGTGAACCAGCTCGGGGGGGTGTTTGTCAACGGGAGACCCCTGCCCAATGCCATCAGGCTGCGGATTGTGGAACTGGCGCAACTGGGTATCAGGCCGTGTGACATCAGCCGGCAGCTCCGCGTTTCCCACGGCTGTGTCAGCAAAATCCTGGCTCGCTACAACGAGACCGGCTCCATCCTACCGGGGGCTATCGGCGGCAGCAAGCCTCGGGTCACCACTCCCACGGTGGTAAAACATATCCGGACCTACAAACAAAGGGATCCGGGCATCTTCGCCTGGGAGATCCGGGATCGCCTGCTGGCCGATGGCGTGTGTGACAAGTACAACGTGCCGTCGGTTAGCTCCATCAGCCGCATCCTCCGGAACAAAATCGGGAACCTGTCTCAGCAGAGTCACTACGAGTCTTACAAGCAGCACCAGCCGCCCCCACAGCCTGCTCTGTCCTACAACCACATCTACCCCTACCCCAGCCCCATCGCTGCTGCAGGAGCCAAGGTGTCCACACCTCCCGGAGTGCCGGCGATCCCCAGCACCATGGCCATGCCCAGGACGTGGCCGTCCTCTCACTCGGTGACGGACATCCTGGGGATCCGGTCCATCACAGACCAAG caGTGAATGACACTTCGCCTTACCCCAGCCCCAAGGTGGAGGAATGGAGCAGCTTGGGCCGAAACAGCTTCCACCCGCCGACCCAGCATGCCGTGAACGGGTTGGAGAAGAGCTCCCTCGAGCAGGAGGCCAAGTACAGCCAG GTGATCTGGATGGCACCCAATTCGAACCCCATTTGTGAGACCTGCCTCTTACTGGCCACCTGCTTCCACGGCCAAAACACAGTGCCCTGTCCACCAACCCACATGGCTTCAGGGCACTCCACCCGGATGAAACTAATAAAGAAAGTCAGAGAG GCACCCAATGGCCTCCCAGCCGTCAGCAGTTTTGTGTCCGCACCGGCCATGCCTCCCTACGCCACCCCGGCCCAAGTGTCACCTTACATGCCGTACAGCGCCGCTCCATCCAGCTACATGGCGAGCCATGGctggcagcacgctgggggcaccccgctgtccccccacAGCTGCGACATCCCCGCCTCGCTGGCCTTCAAGGGCATGCAGACTGCCAGGGAGGGCAGCCACTCTGTCACAGCCTCTGCCCTCTGA